TCAGGAGCACGATCACCGATGGCCTACGCGGTCCTCAACGTGTAATGGTGACTCTGCGTTTGGAAGGGTAAGCTGTATATTTGTTTATCCAATAATTGTCATCGTCTTTGTTACTAACACATCAAATTGCATCAGGGATGTCAATGTTTGTGTCAGTATGTTTGATGATCGTGCTGTAACTTTCCAAACTAAGTTTGACGAGCACAACTCTGAGCCAAAGGTTATATTCTTTACAAGCATCAATCCCAAAGTTGTTGGAGGTAAGATACGTGTTTTCACCTAGGAACCCTTCATTAGCACGGTCTACTTACGCACTTTTCACATTCAGGGAAGCTTTTTCTCAGCGCTACGTCTGGTACCCACTTTTATTTCGACTATGAAACATCAGCTGGAAAAGAGCATTATGAAAGGTAAGTCTTGTACTAAGATTGATATAGTTCACCTCATTGGTTTACCATTGTTTCCAATAATCAAGaaggaaaagaaagagaagtACCTCGCTTAGTAATTAACTATAAGCTTCTAAACAATGTTATGCAATGGATAAGATACCTTTTTTTGTGCaaccaaatatattaaaaaataagagtCTGGGCCCGACTGGGCTAGGCCACTAAGGGTTGCAATACAATAGAAGAAACAGTTAAGGCCCTAAGGGCTTGTTTAGCTAGAAGATAAGCATCTTTGTTCTGAGAATGAGGGATGTGAGAAAAATGGATAGATACAAAGCCAGAGGAGAGGTGGTCGATATCTTTGAGGATACCAAAACTTTCCTTGATCTGATGCTTGCTGTTAATTGCTCTGATGAGCGTTGAGCAGTCAAAGAGGACGACGATGTTGGAGATCCCCTTTGTTGCTGCGGAATCGATTCCTCGGCGAAGATCCAAAGCTTCTGCCATTAGAGGAGACAAGACGAAATCGTTAGCCAGCAAACCTGATTCTGGTTGGATTGACTAGGGATCCTTAGTGATCTAggctaggcctgggcattttacccggacccgaagacccgaaccggaaccgatccgaaaatacaggtccgggtcctacccgagacccgttcgggtacccgaagtacccgcaaataattgtatatactaggtatatttgggtgattgggtatatttttggtatttcggatttttttttaaaagtttcgagtttggattttcgggtataattgtaggtttcaggtaaaattttagatttttttgaaaatataattcgGGGATTCAGGTAAAATTCGGGtatgttttgggttttcggaTCTTATTTTGGATAAATGTTTGGATATTTTTGCGGTTCTTCGGATATATTTAGAGTTTTTGGGTccagttcgggtatttcgggtctATTTCGGATcgtaaatacccgaaccgacccagatacaaaatatactcgaaaattttgggtattttacaggtattgaaattatagacccgaacctgatatcactcaaattaccctaaggagtgattttactgtctcaaataagaggttcaattgtagtacttagggatcaaatccacatggagctagggaacctaataaatctaattggaTTTGTTAAGTAAGGtgatttaatgatttaaatgtaaagttgcagTTGTTTGAGCAAGTAAATGCTCgtttgattggttgaggttttggtgcttaaaaaggaaatagctagacttagggtttttattcaggaaatttggaaaaataatcctatagatgcctaacaagttgcatgcatgatattttagagctcaacacttataaacgaACAACTAGACTCTCGTTTTCTAGGTTCATCTATTGACCAGTGTcaatcgatgattctatatgaATAACGATCGATGCACTATTCAAAACATCGACCGATTATTCTatttgaatatcgatcgacgctattGGTCAAGTGTTTATGCCCGGGGTTaatgtgctcactaagctcactagatcagctctcgccttactctagcaagaATCTTTgctcaattagaatggtttcaggatgagatTAAAGCTGCCGCttatatctaacaatcctagggcaagttctatctagctaatctagaatcagacattaatgacaatcctaatgattaatatcacaacttaacaatctatagttgaggttaatccctcataacctatttaaaccctaaaatcgaacaagagaactactcagacatgaccaagcaattcataacagcaataagGTATGAAAACtgcattagaatagtaaatatatatcaatggagttccaatcacaaatataactttcgatcttctctccaatctatcaaaatcctagaaaacctttgctgtgaaaatagtaaaacaagaaaaacacactttgcctctaacacgttggcaaagcttatataattaagttaaaactcgtcagggataatcttgtaaattggtgaagacttgggcttcaagtcggctgtgaccaaacgggctttctgcgcgcttcgctgtcgatagatgtcaagatgtgaacatcaatcgattattcctcttcaatatcgaccgatggtcgaacTCGATGATCATCttgggtgcttactccaaatatctccaaaatgctccaaaattatcaattatctccaaatcactcatgatcctataaatatactaaatagactctataatataataattaatagttaaaacacttataaaccatgggtaaaagtgggtcaaatccatggtctatcagaaccgacccggatccgacaagacccgacccggaaccgacccgaaataTTATAGGTACCTATATGGGTCTAAATCGCTAGGAACCGAAGGACCCGGACCCGataaaacccgacccgaacccgacgTAAAGACCCGGATGCTCAGGCCTAATCCAGGCAATTCCCGCTTTCTTCGTGGAGGAATCCCAAGCGGCGTCAACCTTGCATGTTATCTTCGACAGGTAAGCGCTTCGTTGATTTGAGGACATTTGGTTTGACACGCCAAAAGATGCTGACTTTGTTGATGTAGGTTGTGCTCGATCCCACTCCCTTGCTGCTGTTAAAGCCTTTATCGCTAGATCCGCAGGTGTAGAGGTTTTGTCTTCGAAGATGAGTTTATTTCGAGCAGTCCAGAGCAACCAGCATACCCAGGGAAGGATGCTATGTTTGATTCTTGTCGGCAGTAGACAAGTGGCTCTTCGGAAGAGAATCATTGCGTTCTTGAAGTCTAGATCAGCAGCTATGTGAACTGGATTCTTTAACGGGATGAGTTTCCAGACTTCCTTTGCAAAACgacagatgaagaaaacatgcatCGCCGACTCTGTTTCCTTGCACCGGGGGCACAAGGATTCGCTCAAGATGCCTCTTCTTTGTAAATTGTTACCAAGAGGTAACACTCCTTGTATAACTAACCATAAAAAAAGGTGAAGCTTTGGCGAAAACTTGCCAGACTAAACATCTTTGATCTAGTTGAATTCATGTATTGCATTTGATGCATAGAATTGGTTGAGATGGGGCTCGACAGCTGTGGAGTTTGCAATGGTTTTATAGCCAGATTTTGTTGAGTAGATACCTGACTGAAGGGGGAGCCATACGTAGGAATCCTCGCTTCCGAAGAGGCTTGGTTTCACGCATTGAATCTGTGGGCTGAAGTCTGGTAAGAATTCTTCGATTCTTTTTTTTGATCCATTTTAGATCATCTGTTAGCAGATCAGAAACCCGAAGGTCTAAAGCCTCTTAACGGATTGGACCAAACGGCTTCACATTtgaatcgagattgatccaagGATCTTTCTACACTCTAGTTGTTTGACCGTTGCCTATTGCTTTTCCTAGGTTTTCTTTTAGAAGGTCTCACCCGTGAAAAATGATGTGCCAGCCATGTGAACACGCTGCAGGTAAGGGGGCATCAAGAAAACTTTTTCTATGACAGTATTTCCCTTTTAAAACTCTAGCCACTAGACAACCAGGAACCATTAGGACTCGCCAGGCCAATTTAGCTAGGAGTGCTTGGTCAAAAAATTGAATGTCTCGTAGTCCTAGGCCTCCTGTTGCTTTTGGTTGAGTGAGTTTTGACCAGGCTACCCAGcacatctttctttttttcgtaGAGCTATCCCACCAGAATCTAGTTAACGCCGATTGCATCTTTTTTCAGAGGCTAACATGCAGTTGAAAACAAGACATTGTGTACGTGGGATGGCTGTGAGAATGGCTTTTAACATCGTGAGTTTCCTTGCTTTTGAGAGGAAGCGAGAGGACCAATTTGACGCCATATGTCTGATCTTGTCAATTATTGAGGTAAAAaggtttttctttctctttccaaAATGCTCAAGAAGGCCCAAATATTTCTCCACTCCTCCCTCTTTTGAATTACCGAGGATTTTCTTTGATGTGTATTTAACATCTTGGGGGGTCTTTTTGAGAAAGTAACTGAAGATTTGGCTATATTCACCTTTTGTCCTGATGGCTCTTCGTACAACTGTACGGTTTTCATCAAAGAATGGCAGTTCTCCAGGGAAGAGTGACAGAAGATCATAGTATCATCCACAAACAATAGGTGATTCACCCTGGAACTGCTTCGAGCCACACGGGTGCCTTGTAGAGCCCCTTCCTTCTCGGCTTTCTTACACAAGCTAGAAAAAACTTCCCTACAGAGAATGAAGATGTAGGGGGAGATGGGGTCTCTTTGGCGAATTCCACGGTGAGGTTTTACTACTCCATAGATGTTATCATTGATTAGGAATTTGTAGGAGACCGATGTGATGCATTCCATAACCCAATTAATCCATTTCTCATGGAAACCTAGTCGGTGCAGTACTTGTGAAACAAAATCCCATTCGACCCGATTGTAGGCCTTTGACATATCCATCTTGACAACCATGGAACATTTTTGTTGTGCTTGAGATGTTTTGAGATAGTGAAGAACTTCATGAGTGATTAACACGTTGTCTGAAATTGCTCTTCCAGAAAAAAGGCAGATGATAGATGGAAGAACCGGTTTCAGTCGTAGAGAGAGGAGCTTGGATATTATCTTATAATAAACATCACACAAGGCAATTAAACGACAATCCTCCACTCTTTTAGCACCATGAATCTTTGGGATCAGTTTAATATGAGTCTCATTCAGTGATGCAGGAAGGACCCTTGTGGCGAAGAAACTCTGGATCTCCGAGAATATGGAAGTACAATGGTGCTCCAGTTTGAGTGGAAGAAACTTGCAGAGAAGCCTTCCGGGCCAGGGGCTTTATCTGCATGGATTGCAAACAAAGCCTCTTTGATCTCCGCGGTGGTTGGGTCTTTTATAAGAGCTTCATTTGCACTTTGTGAAACACAGTTGTGGATAGCTTCAAATTCAGAGTCGTTGTTCCCTTGGTTTGGCTGTGAAAAGCTTTTCATAATAGGCAGAGATGAGGGTTGAGATTTGGTCTTCTTCGAAACATGGTATGCCTTCATCATCTTCCAACACAAACAGTCGGTTTCGTGCTTTTCTAGTTTTTGTCACTGCATGGAAATAACTGTTTGAATCACCCAGGGTTAACCATAGCTGATGGCTTCTCTGTTTCCAATAAGCCTCCTCAGAGATATATGCTGCTAGGAGTTTTGCATTGATCTCCTTGATTCTTTCTTCTTCTGGGACTGGATTCGACATGACAATTTCCAATTCTTCTCTGAGATCTTCTAGTAGTTTTTACTATTCTCCTGAAACATTTTGCACGATTTGCAGATTGCTCAACGATAGAGCGAGAGTCTGGCTTCCAGACTGAGGTAACTGCGTTATTCCAAATCTAATATACTAGTGCTTTGATCTCTACATTATCCTTTAGTCTTCTATCATATCTGAAAATATGTTGACCCTTGCTTTTGGAAGTGTCCAGGAAAGACATGATAGGACGGTGATCAGAACCTTCAAACTTGAGGTATTGGCACCGACAAGAAGGAAAGAGATCAGTCCATTCAGATTACTTAAAGACCTATCAAGTCTTCTCCGGACCAGGTGTGTTCTTACTATTCT
The window above is part of the Brassica napus cultivar Da-Ae chromosome C8, Da-Ae, whole genome shotgun sequence genome. Proteins encoded here:
- the LOC125591977 gene encoding uncharacterized protein LOC125591977; this translates as MHVFFICRFAKEVWKLIPLKNPVHIAADLDFKNAMILFRRATCLLPTRIKHSILPWVCWLLWTARNKLIFEDKTSTPADLAIKALTAAREWDRAQPTSTKSASFGVSNQMSSNQRSAYLSKITCKVDAAWDSSTKKAGIAWIRPEHPGLYVGFGSGFIGSGSFGS